Sequence from the Zeugodacus cucurbitae isolate PBARC_wt_2022May chromosome 5, idZeuCucr1.2, whole genome shotgun sequence genome:
CATAATACATTAAATACGATTTCTTTcggtataattaattaatactttTATTCAGGGACATTTAAAAGTAAGCACaatacaatttcattaaatttaatttaatttctttaatacatAGTTTTCTGTTCTTTCATAAAGTTTTTCGATAGTAGTAAGTAATGTAATTTTCAAATGTGGATATGGAGGAGGCAATCGATTATCGGTTATATATTGTACAATCGGCTGGTTTATACGATGCCTGCATAACTCCAAAAAAACACGCGGAGATAGGGGATACAatccattaaaacatttaatttaaatttatatatgtatatatatataaatagaagtatgtatgtatgcacacgcatgcattataattgtaattttaattgcaagtgtaGTAGTGTtacagtttttattgttttagttgCTACCGTGTTTTCGTTATAGTATGCCACCACATAAAATtcctcacatatatatatgtatgtatgtatatttgcaagtaaatgtatatattcatatatattcccTTAGTTTTGCAAAGTAACACAGTAAATTcatagaaattaattttacaaaagagcaaaacaaatttcattactatgtatgtatgtatgtttgtttgtttgtaaatataatataataacagtttaacaaatattaataacagcatttacatatttattgtttatttttcttcattttttccttttttttcacTAGTTATCGTAatgttttcttcaattttatttatgtatgtatgtatgcattttagttttttttttattttattttttgtaattttcataatttttgtttgttaattgtGTGTTTTAAATACATTTCGCATTTGCACTTGTGTAGTTTTTTcgtatatattctatatagttTATATTGATCAGTTGTTTAGTTTAACAATATTCCACTATGCAGTACCGACATTCGTTTGGTtaggtaggtatgtatgtacgtatgtgtggGCATACAATGCAACTGTGCGTACCAGTACCACCGTTAGAACTCTCTGTATTGCTTGAATAAATACCAGCTACTAATTTATGTTTGGATGTGCCACGCAATCTAGTAGAAATGCAACACAAACGCTGTAGACCCTCCACGCATGGACGAACAGTCTCGGTTTTTCGGAAGGGAGTCGAAGAATGGAGGGAAACAATAAAATCTGCAGCATGAGTtcataataaatagttttaaaacgTCAAATgtgttatgaaaattaattttaacaaaaaaaaaaaaaaataaataaataaaaatttacaaaaaccacTTTTGAAGTGGCCTTTAACGtgcaataaaaagtaaacaataagaAGAAATCACTTTTGTAAGCATTAACCTGTTTTTCttgtgaaagttttttttttcaaactaaatGCGCTTTTTAAGCGTTTTCAGTTTCGCTTTCAGCAAATGTAGGAACCGTTAAGCGTATTAAGTTTGACTTTGCCGCACAGTTAAATacagaataacaaaaacaaaaattgattttctaAAATACTGGTCACTCCTCCCCTTGGCCCCTTTGACATACTGTTCTTTTTAACATACTGTTCGCCTGACCGCACGTGCGCCCAGTCGTTCGTTTGCATATTAAAAGCCTTTGTAAATTAAAATCCCTAAATGTTAACTGCCTAGATGCTCGTACAGCTTTGACTGCATCGCTGCCGTCCTTATGCTTTCCAACCCCTCGCAAACCACACCTCACCGCCTACACGTTGAAGCGCGTCTCCGAGCCGTCGGCCAGCATTAGCGTCACGGTGCGATTGTTTATCCACACCAGTTTAGCGAGGCGCATCGGATTCAGGCGTGACACATCCGGTATGGGCGCTGTCGAGTAGCCTTTGGTGCAGCGTGTTTGCGAATTGCCCAAACCAAACATGCCGGTACTCGTCTGCCAGAAGGAGAGCCGATTTTCGCTGCACGAATATGAAACAAGGAATTTGCCATCCGGCGAAAAGGCCAACGAAGTTAtggggtgtgtgtgtgccggTATCATCTGGCACTTGTTTTGACGCAGCTCATAGATGGCCAGATGTCCGTTGTGTGCGCCAACAGCAATGCGTCGCGATTGCGCGCAGTGTGATATTTGATTGAATTTGCATATCGAGGGGCACACTTCGGCTAGACCGCGCGCCTTCAACTCATTATTGTCCACACAGTGCAGTGTAATGTCCATCACCTCGACAAGCAGACTGGCGATTTCCGCTTGCATTTTATCAATGAGCATTTCAACGCACAGCAGTATTTCTGCTTTGGCCTTGAAGAGCACTGACTGCGTGAGTGGTTGGTTAATGGACTGTGCATTCTGCTGCATAGTGTTGTAGCGTGCCACCTCGCGTGCCATGGTCGTTATGAAGGCGGCTGGCCTTGCGGTCGCAATCAGACGAAGGGCATGTCGCGCCGTACGACACGCGTCCGCCTGTGGTGTCAATGGTAGTTTGTAATTTAGATTCGGTACCGATTTGCCGGCGCATGCGATCTCCAACAAACCGAGCAGCACTTtgcttacatccaaatatggttCCCATACGGTGAAGCCGCGTCCCAGCAAATCAATTGCGGCACGTCGCAGTGGCGTGTACTTTGGTAGTTTCTGTGAGGGTGGTGCGTAAAGCAAATGTGCTAAAGCCATTGACGTCAATCGGGCCAAGTTATTGGCTATGCCAAAACCTTCAGCCACCGAGGATTTTCGTCTTTCCGCAGTTGCACGCTGTGGTGAATCCTGGGAAATGTCCTGTCCGAACTCGGCGCCTATTACGCCCAATAATATGACTGCCGTGGTCTGCTTGCGTTTTAGTTCGGATAAACTGGACGGCTTGCGAATGATTTCCTCTTCCTCCTCCTCGTAGTCCTCGTCCTGATTGTCAACTGTGGCGGTATGTCCATTCGTGCCATTGCCACTGTTGCCTTGTGCCGCCGCCAGCACCTGTGGCTGTACGATGGGCTCGGTGTGCGTGTAGAGTGGTAAGTACTGTGCCCAACTATCCACCAGCTGTTTGCGCCCCTTCTTACCCATGCGCGTCAATTCGCCAAGTAGAATCTGTTGGGCCGCCTCGCGTATCTCGATGCAATGGTGTTGCCAACGTTTGGCCATCGCCTCAACTTGTGGCCGCTTGAATTTTCGTGGCTCCAATGCCTCGATCTTATCGGGCAGCAGGAAGCAATGGTGTGTGGACAATAAACTCCAGCCCTGTTTGATTTGCGATGTGTGATGTGCAATGAGCTCCTCACGCTCCTCTTCGTTGCTCAGCGTCGATTCGGTGCGTTGTGCCAATCGCTGTAGTTTCTTACTCTTTTCGCTGTCTGGAAGAAAAGATGCGGCGTTCATCGACATCAAAGTATTGGACATCGCCACAAGTGCCAGTATGTGATTTGATGTCAACGTCGTGCTCAACTCCCAATGTAAGCGTGATGTAAAGACAGCCGTTAACTGCTCTTGGCGCAGTAGTTCAGCCGGAATATCGCGTTTCTTCGAGCTGCTAGGTGTGGGTGGTATATTGTCGGGTATTTGGTAGTTGTTCTGCCATGTGGGCAACAGCAGCGACATGTAGCCAGCTTTGGAGAGCACGCCAAATGAAACTGGCACAATTGGACGCAGCAGTCCTAGTTGTGATTCGCACACTTTATCCAGATGTGGATCTAGACCCCAGGAGTGTAAAAGTGATAGCAATAATTGTGCCACCTCCATCACGTGTGTCACCTCCATTTTCGAAGCGATTTTACTACGCAAATCATCAGGCTGATCTTGTGTTTCCACGACTTTCTGGAAACTCTCGACTTTCGCCTGCACCTTCTTCTCCATTTGCTCCGTTTTCTCTTTGAATTTTTGCACTAGACCGTGTTTATCCTTGTCTTTCAATATCTTTTCCATGTCGCCAGCTTTGTTTTTCACCTTCCCAAAGAAATCGCTAATCTTCTTAGATGCATCCAGATGCACCGCCTTATCTTTCGGGTTATTTAGAATCACACCCAGCGCCTCTAAGGCAGCGGGTGTCATTTGTGCATATTCCTCGCTATGCAATTCAAATATTAGCCCTTCTATGTCGAAGAATAGTATATGACTTTCGGCATCTTTGGGATTGGTGCGCAAACCTTGAATCACGAGCGGATTGCTGCGGTGTTTCATTAAGAAATCGAAGTTACCTTGATTGTGACCTTGCAGTTGCTGCAATTGATGTATGCCGCGTTGCGTGGCATGTCGTATGGCGTTCATGTTTCGCGATTTTATGCCGCGGAAAAAGTGTACCGCCGGATTGGCCATACCCATTTCTGAAGTGGTCGAAGTTGCACCGTTGTGTCCACCACTGCCATCTTCGGCAGATTGTTCGTCGCACGCCAAGAGCACCTCTTCAGCCAGCATGCCATGTAGCACTCGATCCAAGTGGCCCGTTTCCATTTGCCACACATACACGGAGCCGTCTGAACAACCAACGATGAGAAAATCATCGAGCGGACGCCATTTGATGGATATTACCGGAAATAGATGACGACTCGCAAGTGTGACACATTTGCGTTCCTGCAAGCTTAACAGTGTCACCGAATGATCTGATGCAACGGAGCAGATGCATTTCAGTATGCGGTTACTACAAGTCTCAGGTGGCACCAACAGTTGCGTGATCTCGCCTGCATGTACACAGAAGCGATGCAACAAACTGCCGCTATACAAGTCCCACAAACAAACGGCGAAATCAACACCGCCTGAGAGTAAATGAGACTTCTCGTAGCGTGGATGTACCAGTGAAGGACACAACAGGCAGTTGACGCGTCCGCGATGACCGTAGAGAATTTGGTGAGACGGCCAATCGCTGAAGTTCTGCTTAATGCCTATCAACAGCTGCATCATGACAGTTTGGGTGGCAGGCACAATAACAATGGTGCCATCTTCACGTCCAATTACCAACCGACTTTGCTGCGGTAGGTAAATGCTTGAGGTTAGTTTGACGGGCGTGTCCGTGATACGCGACAATTGATCGAGTATGCCAACGGGCGGTGGATCCATGATAGACCAGGCCTCTACTAGCGATGTACAGACAGTGGGCTTAAGCACTCTTGGTGGCATTTGCTTCGCTTGCAATATACTGATGTTATCCAACGGTACTTCGGGCACAGTCCATACCGAGATATAGCCCTCAGAATCGCCACGTAACAAATAGTGTTGCATTTTGCCCTCCTCACGTTGATATCGCAACAATTTCATTGCTGGCGGACACGAGAGCACCTTATCGCCTGGTTGCTGCAATACATAATATAGGTAGGGTGCATCACGTACCACCGATTTGGCATGGAACTCTTTGTTGTCGGGTATACAATTAGCAGGCAGCTTGTAAATATAGCCTTTGCCCTCATCCGTCCACAGTATGACGCGATCGGAAGTGATGAAATCACCACCTTGCCAACGTTCGCGTGTTGGTGCGATTACCGAGCAGAGCACTGTGAAATCGCCCGCATCGTAGATTTGCCAGTACTTGGTGCAAACGATTAGCACTGTGCGTTGATTTTGTGCACAACAATTCATGGTGATGGCATTCAAGCAACGAATTTCCTTGGACTCATTCTCATAGATCGGTTCGGCGTGTTTATTCTCGTTGCCGATTAGAGTCCACACTTTCACTGTACCGGTTGTAGTGATTGCCAAGACGACATCGTCTTTGCGTTTCATGGGGCGTAAAACATGTAGAGCCGAAATCCAGTCCGGCTTTACTTTCGAACTAAGCTGATAGATGATTTCCAAACTAAAAGGGTCCATTACGATTATCTCTGGGTAATAGCCAATGCAAAAGAGGCGCACGTCTTCGCTGTTGGCTGGATGATAGCTTTGAATTTGTGTGTGCACCTGTGGCAACTTTACCGATTCCATGCATTTTCCATCGATCAGATCCCAAGTGCACATTTCTCCATTCTCCGAAGAACTGACGAGAAAATTGTTTTCAGGCAGTATGGAGGCACGTACGAGGCACAAAACTGGTGCCGAGTGTCCGACTAGCAGACAGCGCGGTGACATTTTCATAGTGACCGGGTCGACTTGCCACAAACAGATCTGACCATCGTAGCAACCGGTGACTAGTGTTGATTGATCGTCTGATAGAAATACGCTGGACACGCAGTGGGTTGGTGCCGAAGGGCCCCAAAGCACCACCGGCACCACCAGATTTGTGCTGACCATGTTGAAATAGCGATAGTACTGTGGAAAAATCGAAACATTGTGATAATGTTTGAAATACACTTAGTTTAATGCTCTGGCATGGACGATGATAGATGTGGTTGCATGTGCTTTAaatttcttagttttatagaatttcagaaaataatcgaaaatttcacacaatattGTTTTGCCGATTTTGactctattaaatatttaaactgatttggatttatttataaattacgaaattaaatttaattttaatatccaAACGTTCTTTaagtgttataaaaatattcggctacaacaaatttcatttttttcagcaCTTGCTGCAGTGTTTTTAGCATCGATTGATTATCTTTTCACTCGTGATGCGTCAGTGCTTGTGTTGGTACGAGTTAGTAAATTACCGCGCACCACACACCACACACCACAAATCACATTTACCTTCGTCTAAAccattacattttttaatttatctttttGAAGGTACAATTTAATTTCCACCACGACGACAAACACATTTGGCTGGGATTCAAGTAACGCTGATAAATGATAAGAACGCAAAGCTGCCACCGTACACAGTCGCAATTGATAAGCGAATGCGGATAAAAGCGTGTAAACATATGTATCACTGGTTTCTCCTACGTTAACATAAGGTGTGCTCATGTACCCACATGCCTGCGATATAGCAATGACCACCAACGATATTCGTTTACAGCGAAGGGATGGTAAGGAACACTTTCACTTTACAATTAATTGCTGGGAAATCCCAATATAATGTAGACTAATTGGCATAGATCGAAAGAAAATGAGATTGATTGACATTATAAAGCCCAGCAAAAGATAGTAAATAAAACATCATTAATGAGTGATGAGTTACTACTGTGCATTAGCAATGATTAGATAGTAAAGTTTTGATTACAACTAGGGAATCATATATATCCGAGCAACAGTATATGCTCCCTGAAGTACATGAAGAACACAACTTTTTACGGGGTTCTTGTTATGAATATggcattgaaaatttttctcGCCAAAAATGTCTTTGTTACATAACAGCTGTAAGTAAGCTTATGCTAGTATCTCGTTGGATTTCTGAAATGTCAGGCATTGAGTTTACAGTTGAAAAATACTTTGCGTTCGTATTGGAAAATGGGACGATAAAACCGTATTAAGGTTCAATGTGCAAACTGTAATAATTCCAAGGGACGTCGCAATTGTATCCACATAACATCTTTGGGATGCTTTTGCTATTATCAAGACTGACCGTTAATAGCGGAAAAGAGTAACGTGCCACTTATTATTTCAGCTTCGTTAGTTTTCATGAAGTTGTTAAAACTTGATTTTATATAGTAATCATGGTTTCTTGGACATTCTCTTTTTAAACTCCCGATTCTAAGCCAGCTTAAATAATTTCGGCGTTTAATTTAATAACGACAAATTAGGAGCCTTCAACGAATATATGCTTGTACGAGTACATCACTGCATAACAATACTCAATCAACTTAAACAAATGCGAAAGCACgagttaaattaattaaacttgCCGCGGGAGCGAGTCAACGCGGCAGTGGCGCCCTGAATTGATACCATCTTGCAGCTCTGTTCA
This genomic interval carries:
- the LOC105215589 gene encoding WD repeat-containing protein 7, whose amino-acid sequence is MVSTNLVVPVVLWGPSAPTHCVSSVFLSDDQSTLVTGCYDGQICLWQVDPVTMKMSPRCLLVGHSAPVLCLVRASILPENNFLVSSSENGEMCTWDLIDGKCMESVKLPQVHTQIQSYHPANSEDVRLFCIGYYPEIIVMDPFSLEIIYQLSSKVKPDWISALHVLRPMKRKDDVVLAITTTGTVKVWTLIGNENKHAEPIYENESKEIRCLNAITMNCCAQNQRTVLIVCTKYWQIYDAGDFTVLCSVIAPTRERWQGGDFITSDRVILWTDEGKGYIYKLPANCIPDNKEFHAKSVVRDAPYLYYVLQQPGDKVLSCPPAMKLLRYQREEGKMQHYLLRGDSEGYISVWTVPEVPLDNISILQAKQMPPRVLKPTVCTSLVEAWSIMDPPPVGILDQLSRITDTPVKLTSSIYLPQQSRLVIGREDGTIVIVPATQTVMMQLLIGIKQNFSDWPSHQILYGHRGRVNCLLCPSLVHPRYEKSHLLSGGVDFAVCLWDLYSGSLLHRFCVHAGEITQLLVPPETCSNRILKCICSVASDHSVTLLSLQERKCVTLASRHLFPVISIKWRPLDDFLIVGCSDGSVYVWQMETGHLDRVLHGMLAEEVLLACDEQSAEDGSGGHNGATSTTSEMGMANPAVHFFRGIKSRNMNAIRHATQRGIHQLQQLQGHNQGNFDFLMKHRSNPLVIQGLRTNPKDAESHILFFDIEGLIFELHSEEYAQMTPAALEALGVILNNPKDKAVHLDASKKISDFFGKVKNKAGDMEKILKDKDKHGLVQKFKEKTEQMEKKVQAKVESFQKVVETQDQPDDLRSKIASKMEVTHVMEVAQLLLSLLHSWGLDPHLDKVCESQLGLLRPIVPVSFGVLSKAGYMSLLLPTWQNNYQIPDNIPPTPSSSKKRDIPAELLRQEQLTAVFTSRLHWELSTTLTSNHILALVAMSNTLMSMNAASFLPDSEKSKKLQRLAQRTESTLSNEEEREELIAHHTSQIKQGWSLLSTHHCFLLPDKIEALEPRKFKRPQVEAMAKRWQHHCIEIREAAQQILLGELTRMGKKGRKQLVDSWAQYLPLYTHTEPIVQPQVLAAAQGNSGNGTNGHTATVDNQDEDYEEEEEEIIRKPSSLSELKRKQTTAVILLGVIGAEFGQDISQDSPQRATAERRKSSVAEGFGIANNLARLTSMALAHLLYAPPSQKLPKYTPLRRAAIDLLGRGFTVWEPYLDVSKVLLGLLEIACAGKSVPNLNYKLPLTPQADACRTARHALRLIATARPAAFITTMAREVARYNTMQQNAQSINQPLTQSVLFKAKAEILLCVEMLIDKMQAEIASLLVEVMDITLHCVDNNELKARGLAEVCPSICKFNQISHCAQSRRIAVGAHNGHLAIYELRQNKCQMIPAHTHPITSLAFSPDGKFLVSYSCSENRLSFWQTSTGMFGLGNSQTRCTKGYSTAPIPDVSRLNPMRLAKLVWINNRTVTLMLADGSETRFNV